The Candidatus Paceibacterota bacterium genome includes the window TGCAACGTCAACATGCCGGTAGCTTACAATACTGCTGGGGTGACCGTCACTCGTGATACTAGCCTCGGTACTCCAGTGGCTGGCGTCTTCCTAAACCAAGTGCCAGCGACAGGTATTAGTTTCAATCTCAAAGTCGCTCTCTTTATTCTCAGTCTTGTCCTTTGGAGTATGTTTGCTGCCTACATTGTCATGCGAAAGAAGCAGTCACCTGTGGGGGCTACAAACAATATGAGTCTAGCTTCACGCTTTAAACTCGAGAATATGAAGAAGCGGGGGATCGTTGCCTAAATAAAAATAAAAACAAACACTTTCCGGAGCACACATAATTAAAGGCTCCGTCAAGTGTTTGTTTTTATTTTTTAGTTAGGAAACTTTCGGTGTTTCTTTATCATACATATGAAATGCTTGGTGAATGAAGATTGAGTTTAGTCATCATGTCATTGAAAGACTACATCAGAGAGGTATTCCTTTAAATGACATTATTCAAACCATCAAATTTCCTGATTGGTATGAAGAAGCAAAAGGGGGTAAAATAATGTGTAATAAAGTGATAAATGAGGCGTCATT containing:
- a CDS encoding DUF4258 domain-containing protein, producing MKIEFSHHVIERLHQRGIPLNDIIQTIKFPDWYEEAKGGKIMCNKVINEASLTVIYAITKSGIEIIAAYY